One window from the genome of Mucilaginibacter ginsenosidivorans encodes:
- a CDS encoding MBL fold metallo-hydrolase RNA specificity domain-containing protein has product MHPGSTPFDDKGVYLQSLGAAETVTGSKHLLRTPGFNLLVDCGLFQGIKYLREKNWEPLPVDVASIDAMILTHAHLDHCGYIPLLIKNGYKGKIFMSKPTRDLTELILRDSAKLQEEDAWKANKHRYTRHSPAKPLYDTLDVEAALPHFVIIGMDEACKLSDNIWFKFYSAGHIQGACTVEVNCYGKTIIFSGDIGRYHSELLHPPSHPATADFVIMESTYGDRLHEKGDVADELALVINNTITAGGNILIPCFAVGRAQEVIHLLYRLKAKRAIPPIVPVYLDSPMAASAGKSLLKYPEWLTVSQKECAQMFNGITINQDYDGTEKIIRQKGSKIILAASGMLTGGRVLEYLKHYVTDSKNTILIMGFQAGGTRGRALLNGAYELKIHGQYYPVRANVKEIGGLSAHADQHELLTWLKEFAPEPKRVYLVHGEPSAMDALRVKIKDELNIEPVIPKEDQRQLLFSVKG; this is encoded by the coding sequence ATGCATCCCGGATCAACTCCATTTGACGATAAGGGCGTTTACCTGCAGTCGCTTGGTGCGGCCGAAACGGTGACGGGCTCGAAGCACTTGCTCCGAACCCCCGGATTTAACCTTTTGGTTGATTGCGGGCTGTTCCAGGGAATTAAGTACCTGCGCGAGAAAAATTGGGAGCCCTTGCCGGTCGATGTGGCGTCAATTGATGCAATGATCCTTACCCATGCGCACCTCGATCATTGCGGTTACATCCCCCTGCTTATCAAAAATGGATATAAGGGCAAGATATTTATGAGCAAGCCAACGCGCGATCTGACCGAGTTGATATTGAGAGATAGCGCAAAGCTGCAGGAAGAAGACGCCTGGAAAGCAAACAAGCACCGGTATACCAGGCATAGCCCGGCAAAACCGTTGTATGATACCCTTGATGTAGAAGCCGCCTTGCCGCATTTTGTCATAATAGGGATGGATGAGGCTTGTAAACTGAGTGATAATATATGGTTCAAGTTTTATTCGGCAGGGCATATACAGGGAGCTTGTACCGTTGAGGTCAACTGCTATGGAAAAACCATCATTTTCTCGGGCGATATTGGCCGGTACCATTCCGAATTGCTGCATCCGCCGAGCCATCCTGCCACTGCCGATTTTGTGATCATGGAATCGACCTATGGCGACCGCCTGCACGAAAAAGGTGACGTAGCCGATGAACTGGCACTGGTAATTAATAATACGATTACAGCCGGTGGAAATATACTCATACCGTGTTTTGCAGTCGGTCGCGCGCAGGAGGTTATCCATCTTTTGTACAGGCTGAAAGCGAAGCGGGCCATACCGCCGATTGTACCGGTTTATCTTGACAGCCCGATGGCTGCCTCGGCCGGTAAAAGCCTGCTGAAATACCCGGAGTGGCTTACCGTTAGCCAAAAGGAATGCGCTCAAATGTTCAACGGCATTACCATTAACCAGGATTACGATGGTACCGAAAAGATTATCAGGCAAAAGGGAAGTAAGATAATACTGGCAGCCAGCGGGATGCTGACAGGCGGCCGGGTGCTGGAGTATTTAAAACATTACGTTACTGATTCAAAAAATACAATTTTGATCATGGGCTTCCAGGCTGGTGGTACACGTGGCAGGGCATTGTTAAACGGAGCGTATGAGTTAAAGATACATGGCCAATATTATCCGGTAAGGGCAAATGTAAAGGAGATCGGCGGCTTATCGGCCCATGCCGACCAGCACGAATTGCTTACCTGGCTGAAAGAATTTGCTCCGGAGCCAAAGCGCGTTTACCTCGTTCACGGCGAACCTTCAGCGATGGACGCTTTAAGGGTGAAGATCAAGGATGAATTGAATATTGAGCCAGTGATTCCCAAAGAAGATCAAAGGCAGCTTCTGTTTAGTGTAAAGGGTTAG
- a CDS encoding universal stress protein, whose protein sequence is MMKNILVLTDFSENAASAAEAGLQLAGKLHTDLLLFNTYIDYKTITSYAGGGWDIDGFSERQQHSRIGLQTLTEGLESLSYQLSPEDRKPAINTESDDSDLGLDVADIIREKDVEMVVMGARSGTESDLMFGADTNAVIDYSTRPVLVTPSGTKLKDIHKIVFATNFEKADLEAIRFLTKLGSLFHYKLEIIHVSDPEKRSAEDEEAEFAVGLAKIKYTGLQYHKINGKDVVNRLNRFVTEIPGTMLAMVHVQNSFLARLFRHSTVKKTLTDQKIPLLVFPSKMK, encoded by the coding sequence ATGATGAAAAATATTCTTGTCCTTACCGATTTTTCCGAAAACGCCGCATCAGCCGCGGAAGCAGGCTTGCAGCTTGCCGGAAAGTTACATACAGACCTACTGCTGTTTAATACTTACATCGATTATAAAACCATCACATCGTACGCCGGAGGCGGGTGGGATATAGACGGATTTTCCGAAAGGCAGCAGCACAGTAGGATCGGTCTTCAAACCTTAACTGAAGGCTTGGAGTCTTTAAGCTATCAGCTAAGTCCGGAGGATCGCAAACCCGCTATCAATACCGAATCTGACGATAGCGACCTCGGGTTGGATGTAGCCGATATTATTCGTGAAAAAGATGTTGAGATGGTTGTAATGGGTGCACGGTCGGGTACAGAAAGCGACCTGATGTTTGGCGCCGACACCAATGCAGTGATCGACTATTCAACTCGTCCGGTTTTAGTTACCCCATCGGGAACTAAATTAAAAGATATCCATAAAATAGTTTTTGCCACCAATTTTGAAAAAGCCGACCTGGAAGCTATTCGCTTTTTAACCAAATTGGGGAGCTTGTTCCATTATAAACTGGAAATTATCCATGTATCTGATCCCGAAAAAAGGAGTGCTGAAGACGAGGAAGCTGAATTTGCAGTTGGCCTCGCTAAAATAAAATATACCGGCCTGCAATACCACAAGATCAATGGTAAAGACGTTGTAAACAGGCTAAACCGTTTTGTAACAGAAATACCGGGCACCATGCTGGCCATGGTACATGTTCAAAATTCGTTCCTGGCGCGCCTGTTCCGGCATAGTACTGTAAAAAAAACCCTGACAGATCAAAAAATTCCCCTACTTGTTTTTCCATCGAAGATGAAATAA
- a CDS encoding universal stress protein, with amino-acid sequence MKTILILTDFSENAAHAALSGVMLGKKIHANLLLFNANVAQPVAPAYAGGITVIDNISYMDEENKRQLEQLADTLKPFLSQEETEWRPSLHFEEGLGGLALQVKNLIREKDIEMVVMGARTGSGIDHLLTGSDTYSVIDGSKRPVLIVPAEADLAHVRKVAFATNFIEADIKAIHYLIKLGHIFNYHLEVVHINLLGEDDITKDLRKAEFMKHVHRLRYTNIEIKELYGKDVIGRLNKYCEESGTDLLSFTHYKNSLFSIIFRQSITKKAISRQKVPLLVFPSKNEQD; translated from the coding sequence ATGAAAACTATCCTGATACTGACCGACTTTTCAGAGAATGCTGCGCACGCAGCTCTTTCCGGTGTAATGCTTGGTAAAAAAATACATGCCAATCTTTTGCTTTTTAACGCCAATGTGGCCCAACCAGTGGCGCCGGCCTATGCAGGTGGCATTACCGTGATAGATAATATCAGTTATATGGACGAGGAAAATAAGCGCCAGCTTGAACAGCTTGCCGATACGCTCAAACCTTTCTTATCGCAGGAGGAAACAGAATGGAGGCCTTCCTTACATTTCGAGGAGGGGCTGGGCGGACTTGCTTTGCAGGTGAAAAACCTGATCAGGGAAAAGGATATTGAAATGGTTGTTATGGGTGCGCGGACAGGCAGCGGCATCGACCACCTTTTAACCGGCAGCGATACTTACTCGGTAATTGATGGTTCAAAAAGGCCGGTCCTGATCGTGCCGGCAGAAGCAGATCTTGCGCATGTGAGGAAAGTGGCTTTTGCGACAAATTTTATTGAGGCTGACATCAAAGCTATCCACTACCTCATCAAGCTTGGTCACATTTTCAACTATCATCTTGAGGTGGTCCATATCAATTTGCTTGGGGAAGATGATATAACAAAAGATCTGCGCAAAGCTGAGTTTATGAAACATGTTCACAGGCTTAGGTATACGAATATTGAGATCAAAGAGCTTTACGGGAAAGATGTGATCGGCCGCCTGAATAAATATTGTGAAGAGTCGGGGACCGACCTGCTATCGTTTACACATTATAAAAACTCGTTATTTTCAATTATTTTCCGTCAGAGTATAACCAAGAAGGCAATATCCAGGCAAAAAGTTCCATTGCTCGTATTCCCCTCAAAAAACGAACAGGATTGA
- a CDS encoding zinc-dependent alcohol dehydrogenase family protein translates to MNAATMKAMVFEEPGRALVYQDVAVPVPSDGQVLIRVLACGICRTDLHVLDGELPGPKLPLIPGHEIIGTVAAVGAGVEGIRIGDIVGVPWLGYTCGKCRYCKKGRENLCENAKFTGYTMDGGYAEYTVAYAQYCFRLSDQYHNPASAPLLCAGLIGFRSYHMIDAAAKNIGMYGFGAAAHILIQIAKAQNKKVFAFTRDGDVKSQSFARDLGAFWVGGSSDIPPEKLDASIIFAPAGELIPKALQDTDWGGTVICGGIHMSEIPAFSYDLLWEERVLRSVANLTRQDGLDFFDLLKSITVHTQTELFPLSQANEAIARLRNGLVKGAAVLVMDTK, encoded by the coding sequence ATGAACGCTGCCACAATGAAAGCTATGGTGTTTGAGGAGCCGGGCCGGGCTTTGGTTTATCAGGATGTCGCTGTTCCGGTGCCTTCTGATGGCCAGGTACTTATCAGGGTGTTAGCATGCGGCATTTGCCGTACAGACCTTCATGTGCTGGATGGCGAGCTTCCCGGGCCCAAATTGCCACTCATTCCCGGTCACGAGATCATAGGGACGGTGGCTGCGGTCGGGGCAGGTGTCGAGGGTATCCGTATCGGTGATATTGTCGGTGTGCCCTGGCTGGGTTATACCTGCGGCAAATGCAGGTATTGCAAAAAAGGCAGGGAAAATTTATGTGAGAATGCAAAATTTACCGGCTACACCATGGATGGCGGTTATGCCGAATATACCGTGGCCTACGCGCAATATTGCTTCAGGCTTTCAGATCAATATCACAATCCTGCTTCGGCGCCCTTGCTTTGCGCCGGGTTGATAGGCTTCCGGTCGTACCATATGATCGATGCTGCTGCGAAAAATATAGGCATGTATGGTTTTGGGGCGGCGGCCCACATATTGATACAGATAGCAAAGGCTCAAAATAAAAAGGTATTCGCTTTTACAAGGGACGGCGATGTAAAATCGCAATCGTTCGCCCGCGACCTGGGCGCTTTTTGGGTTGGCGGCAGCAGCGATATCCCACCGGAAAAACTCGACGCGTCAATTATTTTCGCACCCGCAGGTGAGTTGATCCCGAAAGCTTTACAGGACACAGACTGGGGCGGAACCGTTATCTGCGGCGGCATACACATGAGCGAGATACCCGCTTTTTCGTACGACCTGCTTTGGGAAGAACGCGTGTTACGCTCAGTAGCCAACCTGACCCGGCAAGATGGACTCGATTTTTTTGATCTTCTGAAATCTATTACCGTACATACCCAAACTGAACTATTTCCGCTGTCGCAGGCTAATGAAGCTATAGCCCGCCTCAGAAACGGATTGGTAAAAGGCGCCGCAGTGCTGGTGATGGATACCAAATAA
- a CDS encoding Hsp20/alpha crystallin family protein, translating into MSTLVKTKPNGFSSLRSMMEDFWNTDKFFDKTLFNGETLPAVNIKDAKGHYEVEVAAPGFNKNDFKITTENGLLTISAETSSERNEEKDNYTRREFSCSSFTRTFTLPDNVEEDAINARYRDGLLTIDLEKSGKAAISKKEVKVN; encoded by the coding sequence ATGTCAACTTTAGTAAAAACAAAACCAAACGGATTTTCATCATTGAGGTCAATGATGGAAGATTTCTGGAACACAGACAAGTTCTTCGACAAAACATTGTTTAATGGAGAAACATTGCCTGCGGTAAACATTAAAGATGCAAAAGGCCATTACGAAGTAGAAGTAGCAGCCCCGGGCTTTAACAAAAATGATTTTAAAATAACAACCGAGAACGGACTGTTAACCATTAGCGCCGAGACCAGCAGCGAGCGTAATGAAGAAAAGGACAATTATACCCGTCGCGAGTTTTCGTGTTCATCCTTTACCCGTACATTCACCTTACCGGACAATGTGGAGGAAGACGCTATTAACGCGAGGTACCGCGATGGCCTGCTTACTATCGATCTGGAGAAATCCGGCAAAGCGGCCATCTCAAAAAAAGAGGTGAAGGTAAACTGA
- a CDS encoding LOG family protein, translated as MDKSEIVFLDGPHSRLKELKFTLETMVEFIRGFRALHFIGPCITIFGSARFKEGHPYYELTREAAGAFAKLGFTIMTGGGPGLMEAANRGAKEVGGRSVACNIQLPVEQKPNPYLDKWVDVKHFFLRKILLVKYSFAFVVMPGGFGTMDEYFEALTLIQTRKIKNFPIIIFGKEYHKELLAHIDQMKTNATIGENDDRLFLVTDDIEEAKALIIEKSINQYNLKPKRRVRPLKWLFERE; from the coding sequence ATGGACAAATCAGAGATCGTATTCCTTGACGGGCCGCATTCCAGGCTCAAAGAGCTTAAGTTCACGCTCGAAACTATGGTTGAATTTATACGTGGGTTTCGCGCACTGCATTTTATAGGGCCCTGTATTACCATATTTGGTTCGGCACGTTTTAAGGAGGGCCATCCTTATTATGAACTAACCAGGGAGGCCGCCGGGGCTTTCGCCAAATTGGGCTTTACGATAATGACAGGGGGAGGGCCGGGCCTGATGGAAGCAGCAAACAGGGGGGCAAAAGAAGTTGGCGGGCGCTCGGTTGCCTGTAATATTCAGCTGCCGGTAGAACAAAAGCCGAATCCGTACCTGGATAAATGGGTCGACGTTAAACATTTCTTTCTTCGCAAAATATTGCTGGTAAAATATTCTTTTGCATTTGTGGTAATGCCGGGCGGGTTCGGAACAATGGACGAATATTTTGAAGCGTTAACGTTAATACAAACACGTAAGATCAAAAATTTCCCCATAATTATTTTTGGCAAAGAATATCATAAAGAGTTGCTGGCCCATATTGACCAGATGAAAACTAATGCGACCATTGGCGAAAACGATGACCGTTTGTTCCTGGTAACCGATGATATCGAAGAGGCTAAAGCATTGATCATTGAAAAAAGCATCAATCAATATAACCTCAAGCCTAAACGCAGAGTCAGGCCGTTGAAATGGCTGTTTGAGCGGGAATAA
- a CDS encoding PAS domain-containing sensor histidine kinase gives MESAALLKAIIENAIDGIITIDERGHIESINPAACALFQYTPGEVIGKNISVLMPSPDRENHDGYLARYQRTGDAHIIGIGREVRGLKKDGSVFPFRLGVSQVQYSGRIIYNGFIHDLTREKDAEEKLRGYAAKLEELVEERTSSLKETVLALQAAKEEVSLSLEKEKELSQLKSRFVSMASHEFRTPLSAIQLSAVLIEKYSAQKDNENIAKHIAKIKNAVRNLTSILNDFLSLEKLEAGKVEPVYAEFDIVKFAEDIIEEMQMVAKQNQLIVYEHTGTESLAKLDQALLKNCIINLIGNAIKYSGENTFIEFNTEIADKQLFVTVKDNGIGIPENDQKHLFEAFFRAHNTGNIPGTGLGLNIVTRYTNLMNGKIKFQSKVNKGTSFTISFPQ, from the coding sequence ATGGAGAGCGCCGCTTTATTAAAAGCCATTATTGAGAACGCCATTGACGGCATCATCACCATTGATGAACGTGGGCATATCGAATCCATAAATCCCGCTGCGTGTGCCCTTTTTCAGTATACTCCCGGCGAGGTTATCGGTAAAAATATCTCCGTGCTGATGCCTTCGCCTGATCGTGAAAATCACGACGGATATCTTGCAAGATATCAACGAACGGGCGATGCCCATATTATCGGAATAGGGCGCGAGGTAAGGGGACTGAAAAAAGATGGCTCCGTTTTCCCTTTCAGGTTAGGGGTAAGTCAGGTTCAATATTCAGGGCGAATAATTTACAATGGGTTTATTCATGATCTGACGCGCGAAAAAGATGCTGAAGAAAAATTGAGAGGTTATGCGGCTAAACTGGAGGAGTTAGTCGAAGAGCGTACCAGTTCATTAAAAGAAACTGTACTGGCACTACAGGCGGCCAAAGAGGAGGTGAGCTTATCGCTTGAAAAAGAAAAGGAGCTAAGCCAGCTAAAAAGCCGGTTTGTGTCGATGGCGTCGCATGAATTCAGGACGCCCTTAAGTGCAATACAGCTTTCCGCCGTATTGATAGAGAAATATTCTGCACAAAAGGATAACGAAAACATAGCCAAACATATAGCAAAAATAAAGAATGCAGTTCGCAACCTGACTTCAATATTAAATGACTTTCTTTCGCTCGAGAAGCTGGAAGCAGGGAAAGTGGAGCCCGTTTATGCTGAATTTGATATTGTAAAATTTGCTGAAGATATCATCGAGGAAATGCAGATGGTGGCGAAGCAAAACCAGCTGATTGTTTATGAACATACCGGCACTGAAAGTCTCGCAAAGCTGGACCAGGCCCTGCTGAAGAATTGCATTATCAACCTGATAGGCAATGCCATTAAATATTCGGGCGAAAATACTTTTATTGAATTTAATACAGAAATAGCTGATAAGCAGTTATTTGTGACCGTAAAAGATAATGGTATAGGTATTCCGGAAAACGACCAGAAGCACCTCTTCGAAGCCTTCTTCCGTGCGCATAATACCGGCAACATACCCGGAACGGGCCTTGGACTGAATATCGTTACACGATATACCAACCTGATGAATGGAAAAATAAAATTTCAGAGTAAAGTAAATAAAGGCACATCATTCACTATCTCTTTTCCGCAATAA
- a CDS encoding response regulator, whose protein sequence is MKTILIIEDNTDIRENTAEILELAGYKVLQGINGKTGVDLAYQHKPDLILCDIMMPELDGYGVLYMLSKNAEVASIPFIFLTAKAERIDFRKGMEMGADDYLTKPFDDIELLNAIESRLEKKRKQEEFYSKSLQSLEKLSAGNGHGMAELKAMIAGRKIRQIKKKQILYYEGDQPQGIYLVIEGAIRTFKLAEDGRELMMGLYKPDDYLGVHALLLDEPFTETAEAVDDAAVCLLPKDAIINLVNRYPDITLQFIKILANNIREKEDQLLELAYNSVRKRLAQVLVRLSKQFTDPSQFKISRDELASMAGMATETVSRTLSDFKDEKLIEKKGSHIQILNLEKLAKMKN, encoded by the coding sequence ATGAAAACGATACTGATCATCGAAGACAACACAGACATCCGCGAAAACACCGCCGAAATATTGGAGCTCGCAGGATACAAAGTACTGCAGGGCATTAACGGTAAAACAGGCGTCGACCTTGCCTATCAGCATAAGCCTGATCTGATATTATGCGATATCATGATGCCCGAACTGGACGGTTACGGAGTTTTATATATGCTCAGTAAAAATGCCGAGGTTGCATCAATACCATTTATATTCCTGACAGCCAAAGCTGAGCGGATAGATTTCAGGAAAGGGATGGAAATGGGCGCCGACGATTATCTTACCAAGCCTTTTGATGATATTGAACTTTTGAATGCAATTGAAAGCAGGCTGGAAAAAAAACGCAAGCAGGAAGAATTTTATAGCAAATCGTTGCAAAGCCTGGAGAAACTATCGGCGGGAAACGGGCATGGGATGGCCGAACTAAAAGCGATGATAGCCGGGCGGAAAATACGCCAGATAAAGAAGAAGCAGATATTATACTATGAAGGCGACCAGCCCCAGGGTATTTACCTGGTGATTGAAGGGGCCATAAGAACATTTAAACTAGCCGAGGATGGCAGGGAACTAATGATGGGTTTATATAAACCTGATGATTACCTTGGTGTGCACGCATTGTTGCTGGACGAGCCCTTTACAGAGACAGCCGAAGCCGTTGATGACGCAGCTGTATGCCTTTTGCCCAAGGATGCGATAATTAACCTGGTAAACCGGTATCCTGATATTACGCTGCAATTCATCAAAATACTGGCGAATAACATACGCGAAAAGGAGGACCAACTGCTTGAACTGGCTTATAATTCGGTACGGAAAAGACTGGCGCAGGTGCTGGTGAGACTAAGCAAACAGTTTACCGACCCTTCTCAATTTAAGATATCAAGGGACGAACTGGCATCAATGGCGGGTATGGCCACCGAAACGGTTAGCCGTACGCTGAGTGACTTTAAAGATGAAAAATTGATAGAAAAAAAGGGGAGTCACATACAGATACTAAACCTTGAGAAGCTCGCCAAAATGAAAAACTGA
- a CDS encoding 2-hydroxyacid dehydrogenase produces the protein MKVVAYSIKPFEKEFLARANQKKHDITLISNPLGPETASFAAGKDAVLVFTNDDVSAGVIDKLADFGVKYIATRSSGTDHIDKGAAEKRGIRLANVPAYSPEAIAEHAVALALALNRKLIKADEQSHNFDFRLDNLIGFNFHGKTVGIIGLGKTGLAAAAIFNGFGCRVLGHDILPPKDAENIELTDLNKLFSESDIISIHVPLNDQTKHLVDKAAIALMKDGVMIVNTSRGALIQTTDVLNALDNGKIGYLGLDVYEFEKGLFFTDHEDDKQKDALLKRLMDHPNVLITPHQGFLTREALQEIANQTIINLDLWQQEKCVGDACIGNKKCNEKKADAPVSMDHINLLP, from the coding sequence ATGAAGGTAGTAGCCTATAGTATAAAGCCGTTTGAAAAGGAGTTTCTTGCGAGAGCCAATCAGAAGAAACACGATATAACGCTTATATCGAACCCCTTGGGCCCCGAGACTGCCTCCTTTGCGGCGGGTAAAGATGCTGTCCTGGTTTTTACAAATGACGATGTATCAGCGGGGGTAATAGATAAACTTGCTGATTTTGGTGTAAAATATATTGCAACAAGGTCTTCCGGCACCGATCATATTGATAAGGGCGCTGCCGAAAAAAGAGGCATCAGGCTGGCTAACGTCCCGGCATACTCACCCGAGGCGATTGCCGAACATGCGGTTGCGCTGGCACTTGCGCTTAACCGTAAACTGATCAAAGCCGATGAACAAAGCCACAATTTTGACTTCCGCCTGGACAACCTGATCGGCTTTAATTTCCACGGGAAAACAGTTGGGATAATTGGGCTTGGAAAGACCGGCCTGGCCGCCGCAGCTATTTTCAACGGGTTTGGCTGCAGGGTGCTCGGGCATGATATATTGCCCCCGAAAGATGCCGAAAATATTGAATTGACCGACCTTAATAAACTATTTTCTGAATCGGATATTATCTCGATCCATGTACCGCTTAACGACCAGACCAAACACCTCGTCGACAAGGCTGCAATAGCGTTGATGAAGGACGGTGTAATGATCGTCAACACTTCAAGGGGTGCCCTGATCCAGACAACTGATGTATTGAACGCACTTGACAACGGCAAAATAGGTTACCTGGGATTGGATGTGTACGAATTTGAAAAGGGACTCTTTTTCACCGACCATGAAGATGATAAACAGAAGGATGCATTGCTCAAAAGGTTAATGGATCATCCAAATGTGCTGATCACGCCGCACCAGGGCTTTTTGACCAGGGAGGCACTGCAGGAGATCGCAAATCAGACCATCATTAACCTGGATCTGTGGCAGCAGGAGAAATGTGTGGGTGATGCCTGTATCGGTAATAAAAAATGCAATGAAAAAAAAGCGGATGCGCCTGTAAGTATGGACCATATTAATCTTTTGCCATGA
- the hemN gene encoding oxygen-independent coproporphyrinogen III oxidase, with protein sequence MNHLPKHLINKYNVAAPRYTSYPTVPYWSKEPFDQKQWAGAVKGAFDATNGEDGISLYLHLPFCESLCTYCGCNTRITRNHGVEEPYIKALLKEWDIYRQIFGGKPVLREIHLGGGTPTFFSPENLKLLINGILKDSVVHPQADFGFEGHPANTTFEHLKTLYDLGFRRVSLGIQDFDPRVQFIINRIQTFEQVRDVTEQARQIGYTSVNYDLIYGLPLQTQESLVDTIEKVSLLMPDRIAFYSYAHVPWVKPGQRRFTEQHLPSPEEKRALYALGHRMLAALGYHDIGMDHFALPTDSLYKAERSKHLHRNFMGYTHQYTRLMVGLGVSSISDTWDAYAQNVKKVEDYIAMIGNNELPVVKGHFLTEEDMVIRKHILDIMCKGETYWNFHEEPCYALFEGLERMQELADDGLVQLSSYSLTVTPIGKRFLRNICMALDARLWADQPTTQLFSMAG encoded by the coding sequence ATGAATCACCTGCCAAAACACCTGATAAATAAATACAACGTGGCGGCGCCGCGGTATACCAGTTATCCCACAGTGCCATATTGGAGTAAAGAGCCCTTTGATCAAAAACAATGGGCAGGGGCTGTAAAGGGGGCCTTTGATGCCACCAACGGCGAAGATGGTATAAGTTTATATCTTCACCTGCCGTTTTGCGAAAGCCTTTGCACCTATTGCGGCTGCAATACCAGGATAACCAGAAATCACGGGGTCGAAGAGCCTTATATCAAAGCATTGCTGAAGGAATGGGATATATATCGTCAAATATTCGGCGGTAAGCCGGTGCTTCGCGAAATACACCTGGGCGGCGGCACACCCACATTTTTCAGCCCCGAGAATCTTAAATTATTGATCAACGGTATATTAAAAGATTCCGTTGTCCACCCGCAAGCCGATTTTGGTTTCGAAGGGCATCCGGCTAATACAACTTTCGAACATTTAAAAACATTGTATGATCTCGGGTTTCGCCGGGTTAGTCTTGGGATACAGGATTTTGATCCCCGCGTGCAGTTCATCATTAACCGCATCCAAACCTTTGAACAGGTTAGGGATGTAACCGAACAGGCGAGGCAGATAGGATACACCTCGGTAAATTACGATCTGATATATGGTTTGCCCTTGCAAACACAGGAAAGCCTGGTAGATACCATTGAAAAGGTAAGTTTACTCATGCCCGATCGCATTGCGTTTTACAGCTATGCGCATGTACCCTGGGTAAAACCCGGACAACGGCGTTTTACCGAACAGCATCTGCCATCGCCGGAAGAGAAAAGGGCATTGTATGCCCTCGGCCATCGCATGCTTGCCGCGCTTGGTTATCATGACATTGGCATGGACCATTTCGCCCTGCCGACTGACAGTCTTTATAAAGCTGAAAGGTCCAAACATCTGCACCGTAATTTTATGGGATATACGCACCAATATACCAGGCTGATGGTTGGGCTGGGCGTATCGTCCATCAGCGATACCTGGGATGCTTACGCCCAAAATGTCAAGAAGGTTGAAGATTATATCGCTATGATCGGCAATAACGAGTTACCGGTCGTAAAAGGACATTTTTTGACTGAAGAGGACATGGTCATTCGCAAACATATCCTCGATATCATGTGTAAAGGCGAAACCTATTGGAATTTTCACGAAGAGCCTTGTTACGCTTTATTCGAAGGGCTGGAACGTATGCAGGAGCTGGCCGATGACGGTCTTGTTCAACTTAGCTCCTATAGCCTTACGGTTACGCCCATCGGTAAAAGATTTTTGCGGAATATCTGTATGGCTTTGGACGCCAGGCTTTGGGCCGATCAACCCACTACGCAGTTATTCAGCATGGCCGGATAA